The proteins below are encoded in one region of Reichenbachiella sp. 5M10:
- a CDS encoding glycosyltransferase family 2 protein, whose protein sequence is MNTIKLKQERNTIKRSGNSSKNSKQKQGLFGFLRPTYHQSLQNAFFSRSKKPKNVIRKAKQNPKVPLVLLATFLLLAGATYTFYILQPQFEQLHFERLNSTGGLIFITISLSLFLFKGGFFLYNLFLYWQYKPVTSVSDDELPSCTVIVPAYNEGKLVWETLISIAASLYPEDKIQLIAIDDGSKDDTWHWMKKAKSQLGDRLAIYQQPKNKGKRHALYRGFNLGTGDVFVTIDSDSIVKPDTLRNLVSPFVTHEKCGAVAGNVQVLNNQKAIIPRMLNVSFVLSFEFIRSAQGQLESVLCTPGALAAYRREAVMTCLPEWINQTFMGQPSDIGEDRAMTNMILKQGYHVMFQRNAVVLTNVPENYTSLYKMYIRWERSNVRENIMMSKFVFTPFREGSKLGARLLFVNQWLKVLMAYPFTLLMFVFIATQPLLFVSSTLFSILLFSSFSVFFYAVRYKLSESIWAYSYSILYTFGLFWITPYAIATAGKRGWLTRELPVNGNTVAYDKNLSTKAA, encoded by the coding sequence ATGAATACTATCAAGCTGAAGCAAGAGAGAAACACCATCAAGCGATCAGGTAATTCCTCCAAAAACTCAAAACAAAAACAGGGTTTGTTTGGATTCCTCCGCCCCACCTACCATCAATCCTTACAAAACGCCTTTTTCTCTCGCTCCAAAAAACCGAAAAATGTAATTCGAAAAGCAAAACAAAACCCAAAAGTACCTCTGGTGCTATTGGCTACATTTCTTCTACTCGCTGGCGCCACATACACATTTTACATTCTGCAGCCACAGTTCGAGCAATTACACTTCGAAAGGCTCAATTCGACTGGAGGGCTCATCTTCATCACCATCAGTCTCTCCCTCTTTCTCTTCAAGGGAGGATTCTTTCTCTACAACTTATTCTTGTACTGGCAATACAAACCCGTAACCTCGGTCTCCGACGATGAGTTACCGAGCTGCACAGTGATCGTGCCCGCATACAACGAAGGCAAACTGGTATGGGAGACTTTGATCAGTATAGCTGCCAGTCTCTACCCAGAAGATAAAATCCAACTGATCGCCATAGATGACGGAAGCAAAGACGATACATGGCACTGGATGAAAAAAGCCAAATCCCAACTCGGTGACCGCCTAGCCATCTACCAACAGCCCAAAAACAAAGGCAAACGCCACGCACTTTACCGTGGATTCAACCTCGGAACAGGGGATGTTTTCGTCACCATTGACAGTGATTCGATAGTCAAGCCCGACACACTACGCAATCTTGTGAGCCCCTTTGTGACGCATGAAAAATGTGGAGCTGTTGCAGGCAATGTCCAAGTACTAAATAACCAAAAAGCAATCATCCCACGCATGCTCAATGTGAGCTTTGTATTGAGTTTCGAGTTTATTCGTTCTGCTCAAGGTCAACTAGAATCCGTGCTATGCACCCCAGGTGCACTAGCAGCCTACCGAAGAGAAGCCGTCATGACCTGCCTCCCTGAGTGGATCAATCAGACCTTCATGGGACAGCCCTCAGACATTGGAGAAGATCGGGCCATGACCAACATGATACTCAAACAAGGCTATCATGTCATGTTTCAACGAAATGCCGTCGTACTCACCAACGTACCCGAAAACTATACGAGTCTATACAAAATGTATATCCGATGGGAACGCAGCAATGTCCGTGAAAACATCATGATGTCCAAATTTGTATTCACACCATTTAGAGAAGGTTCCAAACTAGGTGCCCGACTACTGTTCGTAAACCAGTGGCTCAAAGTATTGATGGCCTATCCCTTTACATTGTTAATGTTCGTATTCATCGCGACACAACCCTTACTGTTTGTAAGTTCTACACTCTTCAGTATACTCCTCTTCTCGAGTTTTTCGGTGTTCTTCTATGCGGTTCGTTACAAGCTATCCGAGTCCATTTGGGCCTACTCGTACAGTATTCTATACACCTTTGGGTTATTCTGGATTACTCCCTACGCGATCGCTACCGCAGGCAAACGCGGTTGGCTCACGCGAGAACTCCCCGTCAACGGGAACACTGTCGCCTACGACAAAAATCTTTCGACCAAGGCTGCTTGA
- a CDS encoding two-component regulator propeller domain-containing protein, producing MRVLMLACVVCLGMLQLARGQRVVTDYQFVSPVVELSQNTVTSIIQDHNGFLWLGTRSGLNQYDGINVRTFMYEEEDSLSLCNNYVRALALTRDNKILVGTLAGGYCVYDEETETFTKLPALKHPDELEFATIAAFYEDEIGNIWMGTERNGLFMWNKEEQTFHQYRRNENDAWGITSNRVTAVVGDGRGNIWVSTWGGGLNLYDSNTKRFIPFVKGETVTSPSSNIIRCMSVRNGDLWLGLDRGVDKVSYDNKGKYRFEHLDVKSDNGEEPFVLTLLIDSQQRLWVGSENHGVCVMDLETKDRQWYASNSRHRYGIQNNSIWSLWEDTKGVVWIGTFNRGLYKLDQDNWKFPVYKHNPYDPHSLSQSAVSSFCEDEEGNVYVATDGSGLDYWDVKEDRFRHYDKENNPGMVDEVLSVIMDRNDNVWMGTWQGGAWIKRKGDNRFRAFPLKHDFDLQGDKENIFAIKEDRQGRIWFSVFRGGLLMYDPASGSYQSYSHDERNPASISSNLVRHLYQDNKGRYWVGTEGAGLNLLEDPNLGGFSCFKYDSEDSTSLSDNAVQCVLEDVQHKVWVGTSRGLNSYDEETGNFRRFGIKEGFADEVIHSMEIDEEGVFWLSTNKGIIRFDPRTLQVRNFDLNDGLQAMEFFKHSSYRLSNGDLLFGGVEGFNVIDPSQISDEFEKPQVYLVDFKLSNISIKKHQEVKLQGDLMHSPEVELKYDQNDFSLEFSQINFSQTQKNQYAYRLKNYDQGWQEAGNRREAYYTNVPPGAYVFEVKGTDNGGTWSDKQASMRIVIHSPWYASTWAYILYALLVLGLVVWVFQAMLNRERLQAKLMLEHMELSKMQELDQMKSSFFANISHEFRSPLTLILGPLKAMMEKRDFTSSSDQIAMMLRSAENLLNLINQLLELSKLESGKMRLELVTTDVVTFLKPILHSFSSLANRNNMAYVLHMPEYPVELSFDRDKLEKIVVNLLSNAFKYINDFGRVEVILHDRHDHIVIEVKDDGIGIPEEEQDFIFNRYYRVRDNKKKKSKGTGIGLSLTKELVELHHGHIEFRSSENEGTSFEVHLFKGKAQFDAEDFDDLEDVTVVQNRENQGRYEAEEPVIQAGTFGEVEEENKKLPLVLIVEDNSDILQYIKSILDSEYRVIEAEDGLQGVERAKEQIPDLIISDIMMPGKDGIELCKDIKSDEKTSHIPVILLTAKASNESAVDGFEQGADYYITKPFNPKLLSLRVRNALSTRDHIRGQLLHKNTFNIEPTNIKVTSRDEEFIAKAVSIVEENMSNSDFYIDDLSRELGMSRMQLYRKLKGLIGQSANEFIRSMRLKRAEQLIRQDAMNISEITYQVGFNDLQYFRDCFKKQYGVTPSEYAREMTEKIS from the coding sequence ATGAGGGTATTGATGCTTGCATGTGTTGTGTGTCTGGGGATGTTGCAGTTGGCAAGGGGACAGAGAGTTGTGACAGACTATCAATTCGTATCTCCTGTTGTTGAATTGTCTCAAAATACCGTCACTTCCATCATACAAGATCACAATGGATTCTTGTGGTTGGGTACCCGTAGTGGACTCAACCAGTATGATGGGATCAATGTGAGGACGTTTATGTACGAGGAGGAAGATTCGCTCTCACTTTGCAACAATTATGTGCGTGCACTGGCATTGACTAGAGACAACAAGATTCTGGTAGGGACATTGGCTGGGGGGTATTGTGTTTATGATGAGGAGACAGAGACTTTTACTAAACTGCCTGCTTTGAAGCATCCGGATGAATTGGAGTTTGCGACAATTGCGGCCTTTTATGAAGATGAGATAGGTAATATATGGATGGGGACCGAGCGCAATGGGCTATTCATGTGGAACAAGGAGGAGCAGACTTTTCATCAATACAGACGAAACGAGAATGATGCATGGGGGATCACATCCAACCGAGTGACAGCTGTCGTAGGAGATGGACGGGGCAATATATGGGTGTCAACTTGGGGTGGGGGGCTGAATTTATATGATAGCAATACCAAGCGTTTCATCCCTTTTGTCAAAGGGGAGACCGTCACCAGCCCGAGCTCGAATATCATCCGATGTATGAGTGTGAGAAACGGAGACCTATGGCTGGGATTGGATCGTGGGGTGGACAAGGTCTCTTATGACAACAAGGGGAAGTATCGATTTGAGCATCTTGATGTCAAGAGTGACAATGGAGAGGAGCCTTTTGTCTTGACTCTCCTGATTGACAGTCAGCAGCGTCTATGGGTCGGCAGTGAGAATCATGGCGTCTGTGTGATGGACTTGGAGACGAAGGACAGACAGTGGTATGCGAGTAACTCTCGTCATCGCTATGGAATCCAAAACAATTCGATTTGGTCCTTGTGGGAGGATACCAAGGGAGTCGTATGGATTGGCACTTTTAATAGAGGGTTGTACAAATTGGATCAAGACAATTGGAAATTCCCTGTATATAAACACAATCCCTACGATCCTCATTCGCTCTCTCAGAGTGCCGTGAGTTCGTTTTGTGAGGACGAAGAAGGCAATGTCTATGTGGCTACTGATGGCAGTGGTTTAGATTATTGGGATGTCAAGGAGGACCGATTTAGGCATTATGACAAAGAAAATAATCCAGGTATGGTCGATGAGGTACTTAGCGTCATCATGGATCGCAACGACAATGTGTGGATGGGAACCTGGCAGGGGGGGGCATGGATTAAGCGCAAAGGAGACAATCGCTTTCGTGCGTTTCCTCTCAAGCATGATTTTGATCTCCAGGGAGACAAAGAAAATATCTTTGCCATTAAAGAGGATAGACAAGGTCGTATTTGGTTTTCAGTGTTTCGAGGTGGCTTGCTCATGTATGATCCAGCGAGTGGTAGCTACCAGTCGTATTCTCACGACGAACGAAACCCTGCCAGCATCAGTTCCAACTTGGTCAGGCACTTGTATCAAGATAATAAAGGGAGGTATTGGGTAGGGACCGAGGGGGCTGGACTCAATTTGCTGGAGGATCCAAATCTAGGAGGTTTTAGTTGTTTTAAGTATGATAGTGAAGACAGTACCTCACTGAGTGACAATGCCGTCCAATGTGTCCTAGAGGATGTGCAGCATAAGGTCTGGGTTGGTACTTCTCGAGGGTTAAACTCCTACGACGAAGAGACCGGTAACTTTCGTCGATTTGGAATCAAAGAGGGCTTTGCTGATGAGGTGATCCACTCGATGGAAATCGATGAGGAAGGTGTATTTTGGTTAAGTACCAACAAGGGAATTATTCGTTTTGACCCCCGTACGCTTCAAGTACGTAATTTCGATCTCAACGATGGCTTGCAAGCCATGGAGTTTTTCAAGCACTCGAGTTATCGCTTGTCCAATGGTGATTTGCTTTTCGGAGGGGTAGAGGGGTTCAATGTCATTGACCCAAGTCAAATCTCCGATGAGTTCGAAAAGCCACAGGTGTATTTGGTGGATTTCAAACTTTCTAATATCTCTATCAAAAAGCATCAAGAAGTAAAGCTGCAAGGGGATTTGATGCATTCGCCAGAGGTCGAACTGAAGTATGATCAAAACGATTTTAGTCTTGAGTTTTCCCAAATCAATTTTAGCCAAACTCAAAAAAACCAATATGCTTATCGGCTAAAAAACTATGACCAAGGGTGGCAAGAAGCAGGGAACCGTCGAGAGGCCTATTACACCAATGTGCCACCTGGAGCGTATGTTTTTGAAGTGAAGGGTACAGACAATGGAGGTACATGGAGTGACAAACAGGCTTCCATGCGGATCGTGATTCATTCTCCTTGGTATGCCAGCACCTGGGCATACATACTGTATGCATTGTTGGTGTTGGGGCTGGTGGTGTGGGTGTTTCAGGCCATGCTCAATCGAGAGAGGTTGCAAGCCAAACTCATGTTGGAGCATATGGAGTTGTCCAAAATGCAGGAATTGGATCAAATGAAATCGAGTTTTTTTGCCAATATATCACATGAGTTTCGCTCGCCGCTGACCTTGATCTTGGGCCCACTCAAGGCCATGATGGAGAAGCGGGACTTTACCAGTAGTAGCGATCAGATAGCCATGATGCTGCGTAGTGCTGAGAATCTACTCAACCTCATCAATCAGCTCTTGGAACTCTCCAAGTTGGAGTCGGGTAAGATGCGCCTAGAATTGGTGACAACAGACGTGGTGACATTTCTCAAACCCATACTGCACTCATTTAGTTCGTTGGCCAATCGAAACAATATGGCCTACGTGCTGCATATGCCAGAGTACCCTGTGGAACTGTCGTTTGACCGAGACAAACTAGAAAAAATAGTAGTCAACTTGCTGTCCAATGCCTTCAAGTATATCAATGATTTTGGTAGGGTAGAAGTGATTCTTCATGACCGGCACGATCATATCGTGATAGAAGTCAAGGATGACGGGATAGGAATCCCAGAGGAGGAACAAGACTTTATATTCAATAGGTACTACCGTGTACGAGACAATAAGAAGAAGAAAAGCAAAGGGACGGGGATAGGTCTTTCGTTGACCAAGGAGCTGGTAGAGTTGCATCATGGGCACATAGAGTTTCGCAGCAGCGAAAACGAAGGAACGAGTTTTGAGGTACACCTCTTCAAAGGGAAGGCGCAGTTTGATGCAGAGGATTTTGATGACCTGGAGGATGTGACTGTTGTGCAAAATAGAGAGAATCAAGGCAGATACGAAGCAGAAGAACCTGTGATACAGGCGGGGACGTTTGGTGAAGTTGAAGAAGAAAATAAAAAGCTACCGCTGGTACTGATCGTCGAAGACAATTCAGATATTCTCCAATACATCAAGAGTATTCTGGATTCAGAATATCGTGTGATAGAGGCCGAAGATGGCTTGCAAGGTGTAGAGCGTGCCAAAGAGCAAATTCCGGACTTGATTATTTCCGACATCATGATGCCTGGCAAGGATGGGATAGAACTGTGCAAGGACATTAAATCAGATGAAAAAACCAGTCATATCCCAGTGATTTTGCTGACGGCAAAGGCTTCCAATGAGAGTGCAGTAGATGGCTTTGAGCAAGGAGCCGATTACTACATTACCAAGCCCTTCAACCCAAAGCTCTTAAGCCTAAGGGTACGCAATGCCCTCAGTACACGAGACCATATCCGAGGGCAGCTACTCCACAAGAATACCTTCAATATCGAACCAACCAATATCAAGGTCACTTCTCGGGACGAAGAATTTATCGCCAAGGCAGTTTCGATCGTTGAAGAAAACATGTCCAATTCGGATTTTTACATTGATGATTTGAGTCGCGAGCTGGGTATGAGTCGTATGCAACTCTACCGTAAACTCAAAGGGCTCATCGGCCAGTCAGCCAATGAGTTTATCCGATCGATGCGCCTCAAGCGTGCCGAACAACTCATCCGTCAAGATGCCATGAATATCTCTGAGATTACCTATCAGGTGGGGTTCAATGATTTGCAGTATTTTAGAGACTGTTTCAAAAAACAATACGGAGTGACTCCCTCCGAATATGCACGTGAGATGACGGAGAAAATCTCATAA
- a CDS encoding glycoside hydrolase family 3 N-terminal domain-containing protein, with protein MLEYTKKYVEKVALAAMLGFGLSACEPSTETKSPMNKDPEITALMEQMSVEDKVGQMTQVTLSMFMPNNQLDLDELKNAIVNKKVGSILNVNGTPLSIEEWHQLLTTIQDIATKETELKIPVLYGIDAIHGTTYTQGSTLFPHNIGMGATRNPALVKQAAKITAKETRASGIRWNFDPALGLARQPLWSRFEEMFGEATVLSSVMGSEAIKGYEEDGLDQITGVASCMKHYLGYSVPLSGKDRTPAYIPDVQMREIFLPPFEHAVNSGTSTVMINSGEINGIPVHASKYYLTDILRGELGFEGLAVTDWEDIIRLHSRHRVAATPKEAVKIAINAGIDMSMVPVDYSFFDYLVELVNEGQVPMARIDEAVYRILKLKADLGLFDNAYPEQEALANFGLEAYKTVALHAARESITLLKNEKQTLPFSPDTKVLLMGPAANNLGSLHGSWSYTWQGQDESQFPEGSMTLKDAFEAKIGTGNVISNSTNNFEDPANTSVSFLKKNAAKANVIVLAIGEKSYAESPGGIHDLNLEDNQIELVQAAYATGKPVVLLLAQGRPRVISKIADGAEAIVNLYRPASQGALATVEILYGEVNPSGRLPFSYPRYSGDVVLYDRKSTEEVTELVPDSYGGGGYNPQWEFGYGLSYSTFEYGNLQLDKTKYSLNDQIKVSIDITNTSDRDGKLAVDLFVSDLYASVTPSYKKLKKFAKEEFKAGETKTISFTLDSTDLEFINASSEKTVEAGEFSVSVADQKINFILE; from the coding sequence ATGTTAGAATATACAAAAAAATATGTCGAGAAAGTAGCTCTCGCGGCAATGCTAGGTTTCGGACTGAGCGCATGCGAACCCTCTACAGAAACTAAATCTCCCATGAATAAAGACCCTGAAATCACCGCTCTCATGGAGCAAATGTCTGTCGAAGACAAGGTGGGGCAGATGACTCAGGTCACCCTGAGTATGTTCATGCCCAACAACCAATTGGATCTCGACGAACTCAAAAATGCCATCGTCAACAAAAAAGTAGGTTCTATCCTCAATGTCAATGGGACACCATTGAGCATCGAAGAGTGGCACCAATTGCTGACGACCATTCAAGATATCGCTACCAAAGAAACAGAATTGAAAATCCCCGTGCTCTATGGAATCGATGCAATCCACGGTACGACCTATACACAAGGCTCGACACTGTTTCCTCACAACATCGGCATGGGGGCTACACGTAATCCAGCATTGGTCAAGCAAGCGGCGAAGATTACTGCCAAAGAGACTCGTGCATCAGGCATCCGTTGGAATTTCGACCCAGCCTTGGGACTCGCACGTCAACCCCTATGGTCTCGATTCGAGGAGATGTTTGGCGAAGCAACAGTACTATCCTCTGTCATGGGTAGTGAAGCCATCAAAGGATACGAAGAAGATGGTCTAGACCAAATCACTGGTGTAGCATCCTGTATGAAGCACTACTTGGGCTACTCCGTCCCTTTGAGTGGAAAAGATCGTACACCCGCATACATCCCAGATGTACAAATGCGCGAGATTTTTCTACCTCCGTTTGAGCATGCCGTCAACAGCGGGACCTCCACTGTGATGATCAACTCAGGCGAAATCAATGGGATCCCTGTACATGCCAGCAAATATTACTTGACAGACATCCTACGTGGTGAACTAGGGTTTGAAGGGCTGGCAGTCACCGATTGGGAAGACATCATTCGTCTGCACAGCAGACACCGTGTCGCTGCGACACCCAAAGAAGCGGTCAAAATAGCCATCAATGCGGGTATAGACATGAGTATGGTACCTGTTGACTATTCCTTTTTCGACTATCTCGTCGAATTGGTCAACGAAGGCCAAGTACCTATGGCCCGTATAGACGAGGCGGTATACAGAATATTGAAATTGAAAGCAGACCTCGGTCTGTTTGACAATGCCTACCCTGAGCAAGAAGCCCTAGCCAACTTTGGATTGGAGGCCTACAAAACAGTCGCTCTCCATGCTGCAAGGGAATCCATCACCCTATTGAAAAACGAAAAGCAGACGCTTCCTTTCAGCCCAGATACCAAGGTACTCTTGATGGGACCAGCAGCCAACAACCTCGGTTCTCTCCATGGCTCATGGTCCTACACTTGGCAAGGTCAGGACGAGAGCCAATTCCCTGAAGGCTCGATGACTCTCAAAGATGCCTTTGAAGCAAAAATCGGAACAGGCAATGTCATCTCCAACAGCACCAATAATTTTGAAGACCCGGCCAATACGAGTGTCTCATTTCTTAAAAAGAATGCCGCCAAAGCCAATGTCATCGTGCTCGCTATCGGAGAAAAATCATACGCCGAATCACCCGGAGGCATCCATGACCTCAACTTAGAGGACAATCAAATCGAACTCGTCCAAGCAGCCTATGCTACAGGCAAACCGGTGGTTCTCTTGCTCGCGCAAGGTCGTCCAAGGGTCATTTCCAAAATCGCTGACGGAGCAGAAGCCATCGTCAACCTCTACCGTCCAGCTAGCCAAGGAGCCCTTGCAACTGTAGAGATTCTATACGGTGAGGTCAACCCAAGTGGTAGATTGCCTTTCTCCTACCCGAGATACTCTGGAGATGTAGTCCTATATGATCGCAAATCAACCGAAGAAGTAACAGAGTTGGTGCCAGATTCGTACGGCGGAGGTGGCTACAACCCTCAGTGGGAGTTTGGATACGGACTCAGCTACTCGACCTTCGAGTACGGAAATCTCCAGCTTGACAAGACCAAATACAGCCTCAATGATCAGATCAAAGTCAGCATAGACATCACCAACACCAGTGATCGAGATGGCAAATTGGCTGTAGATCTTTTCGTTTCTGACCTTTATGCATCTGTCACACCGAGTTACAAAAAACTCAAGAAATTCGCCAAAGAAGAGTTCAAAGCAGGTGAAACCAAAACGATCTCGTTCACGCTCGATTCGACAGATCTAGAATTCATCAATGCTTCGAGCGAAAAAACAGTAGAAGCTGGAGAGTTTAGTGTTTCGGTCGCAGACCAAAAAATAAACTTCATCCTGGAGTAA